ATTTAAGACTATTATAGCAATAAATTAGCTTTTGTCTTGCTGGGATTAGAACCGGTTCAACATCATCAATTTGGATTATTAAATCATATAAGAAAGGGAAATTGACAAAATAGATAAAGCATACTTTGGGGGGAATTGGAAAATGCTTTCTTATTAAATGTAGAAGAATTAACTAAACAATACCAATATGAAACGAATAACCTACCTATTTATTTTAATCCTCTTTTTCAATAGTTGCCAGCAGAAATCCGTAGGTATTGAAATATATACTGATCAGAACGTGCTCGATGAGCTCAGCTATGCAATCGAAAAATTGGAAAGCCATCAAACTGGATCGGTTGGAAGTGTTACGGTTGTAACCGATGAGAAGGAGGCCAATCTTATTTTGAGCTTCAGTCCCCAGTCCGACATCGACTCAGAAAAAAATGATGGATTTGAGTTAAGCAAATCAGATAATGGTTATCAGCTTTCGTCAGAATGTTCGCGTGGTTTACTTTATGGACTTCTTGATATTTCAGAGCAACTTTCAAACGGAGCGAGTTGGGGCGCTATTCAGGAAAAATCCATCCGTGCTCACCACGATTTTCGGGCAATTAAATTCAATCTCCCATGGTATTCATACCGAAGTGGGGAGAACCTTGCCTTGCATACCGAGACCTGCCGTGATTTAAAATTCTGGGAGTCTTTTCTGGATATGATGGTTGAAAATAAATTCAATGCGCTTACACTTTGGAATATGCATCCCTATATGTATATGGTTAAGTCAGAATCTTTTCCAAAAGCATCGCCGTTTACTGATGCTGAAATGGCCGAATGGGAGAAGTTTTGGAAAGGTCTTTTTAAAATGGCTAAAGACCGTGGTGTTGATACTTACGTTATAAACTGGAACATTTTTTTGCCAGAAGCATTTTCAAAGGAATATGGAGCGGCAGATTATTCTTCCGAAACGGGCGCAGGATATTTTGGGGAAGGCGAAACCAATGAGGACATTGAAGCCTATATGCGTGAAATGGTAACCCTCACACTCAATAAATATGAGAACCTGACAGGAATAGGCCTTACCCTCGGTGAACGTATGGGAGGTATGACTTCTGAAGAAAGAAAAGATTGGGTAAATCGAACCATGATTGCAGGCTTAAAGGAAGCCGATAGAAAAGCAAGGCTGTTATATCGGGCTCCACTTTCTGCAGGAACCAATAGTGGCGGTTCGGTAAGCGAGTCTACTGAAAAGTTAACCAGAGATGCCATCGAAAACCTTGACCTGGATGATGATGTTTGGATTTCGTTTAAATTCAACTGGTCGCATGGTCACACATCTCCAAAGCTATCCATTGTACATGGCGGAATGTTAACGGATACGTATTGGGAACCCTATTCTGAGAAGTACAAAGGGGTATGGACCATGCGTAACGAGGACTTTTTTGTAATGCGTTGGGGCGACCCTGATTTTATACGCGAATTTTTGGATTTAAATAGCCAGAAATACATTGGCGGCTGTATCATTGGTTCAGAGACTTACATTCCCGGAAAAGATTATTTCACCAAAGAGGAGCATCGTAGCTGGGATTATGCATTTGAACGTCAGTGGCTGTTTTATAAAGTTTGGGGAAGCTTATTATATAACCGAAATATTTCGGATAGTTACTTTATTCATGCTATCGAAGAAAAATTTGAAGTGGAAGACGGGAAAGAGTTATTGGAGGCGTGGAAACTGGCATCAAAGAATCCAAACCGCTTAGCATCGTTTTTTGGAAGCACCTGGGATGCAACGGTTTACTCCGAAGGATTCAAAACAAATGAAGGGAAATTCATTGATATAAACACCTTTATTTCTCGAAATGTATTGGATTCGTCTTACATAAATATCGAGGATTTTGTAGCAGAGTCGTATGATAAATCAACACAGATTACACCACTTGAATTGGCTGCTGAAACCGAAAAACAATCTGCCCGGATTCTTGAAATCGTAAAGAAACAAAGAAAAAAAGGTGCATCACCAGAACTGGAAATTGAACTTACAGACCTTGAGTTTTGGGCAAATTACGGATTTTACTTTGCTATGAAAGTAAGAGCTGGAGTTGCTTTAGAAAGTTTTAGAAAAGGAATAGATGCTAAAGGGCAACAAAAAGCTGTGGAGATTCTGACTAAGGGGCTCGGGTATTGGGTTAAAATGACCGAGCTGGCTGAAAAATACAATGTTAAGGAGATGCCTTATCAGTTTGACCAGGAGTTCTCATGGCGAAAGCACATTGTGGATGCAGAATATGATATTATGATTGCGAAAGATAACCTAATTAAATAACGAACAATGAATAAGCTAAGTAGATTTTTAAAACAATCACCGTCGATTTTAATAGTTGCATTGCTGCTTGCATTGGGCTGTACAAATTCAAAGAAGAAAGTAAGTATTTATGCTGAATCTGATGTGCCACAACTACAGTTTGCTGTGGAGGAAATTAGAAGTCAGCTTTTAGAAAAGGGAATTGAATTTGAAATTTCCGAAGAGGACAAGGCCGATATTGTTTTGGCTATTTTAAGCGAACCCGGAGAAATAAAAGCGGAAGGTTTTCAGCTTTTAAAAAATGAGGACAGGATTGAAGTTTTAGGTGCCGATGCCGCCGGTGCAATGTATGGCGGTCTTGAGCTATCCGAACAAATTCGAATAGGTGGATTGGATGGAGTTCAAGAGAAGACCATCAATCCATATATGGAACGGCGGGGAACAAAATTCAATATTCCATTGGATGTGCGAACTCCAAGTTATACCGATGTTTCGGACGTGGCTCAAAAAAACATTGCCGAAATGTGGAACTTCGATTTCTGGAAGGAATACATCGACAATTTAGCACGTTACCGATACAATTATATCTCGCTTTGGAACCTCCATCCTTTTCCATCAATGGTGCGGGTTCCCGGTTTTGAAGACGTTGCTTTGGACGATGTGTTGCGTTCAACCCATCAGTTCGACGAACATTACAATACCAATGGGTGGGGATTCTGCTCACCGGAAATATTGGCCAATCCCGATACTTTAATTAAAATCTCCATGGATGAGAAAATCGAGTTTTGGAAAAAGGTAATGGCTTATGGCAAAAGCCGAAACATTGATTTTTATGTGGTTACCTGGAATATTTTTGTGCATGGTGCCAAAGGTAAATACGGCATAACCGATCGGGCGGAAAATCCGGTGACCACAGATTATTTCAGAAAAAGTGTGAAACAAATGTTTGTGACTTATCCTGATTTGGCAGGAATTGGTTTGACCACCGGTGAAAATATGTACGATTATTCGTTCGAAGAGAAAGAAAATTGGGCTTTGGAAACATACGGGAAAGGAGTGTTGGATGCAGCAGCCGAAATGCCCGATCGGAAATTTACCTTTATCCATCGTCAGCACATGGCAGCTGCCGATAAGATATCGGAAGTGTTTAAACCACTTATCGACAATGAAAACATTGAATTTATTTTCAGTTTTAAATATGCCAAGGCGCATGTAATGAGTGCAACAGAGCAGCCGTATCACACCGAATTTGTAAAAAATTTGGAAGAACACGGTGGTTTAAAAACCATTTGGACTTTGCGAAACGACGATAATTTTTATTACCGCTGGGGAGCGCCCGATTTTGTGCGCGAGTTCATTAAAAATATTCCGCACAATGTTTCGCGTGGATATTATTATGGCTCCGACCAGTGGGTTTGGGGGCGCGAATTTACCAGTAAAAACCCTGAAATCCCCCGCCAAATAGAAATTGTAAAACATTGGTACCACTGGATGATGTGGGGGCGTTTAGGTTACGATCCCAATATGACAAACGATGAGTTTGTGGCGATTTTGCAAGCCCGCTATCCCGGAGTAGATGCCTGGAAATTATTTACAGCCTGGCAGGAAGCTTCCATGACGTATCCTACTACTACTGGCTTTCACTGGGGGTCGCTCGATTTTATGTGGTATATCGAAGGTTGTAAGGGACGAGAGCAATTCACAAAAACCGAGACTGAATTTCATGATGTAAATTGTTTTATCGATGTTAAACCCCATCAGCTTGCAGGGTTTCAATATATCCCCGATTATGTAAAGATGACTATTGCCGGGGAAAGTACAGACCTGAAAACTCCGCTTGAAGTGGCTCAAATGCTCCATCAAAGTGCTGATAATGCTTTATCGCTTTTGCAAGATCTGAATTCAGGCGATAATCGGGAGTTGGAACTAACTTTACACGACCTTAAAACAATGAGCTTACTTGGCAAATATTACGCCCATAAAATTGCAGGTTCAACACATTTGGCTATGTATCGCGAAACCAAAGACAAGAAGTTTCAAACCCAATCTGTAGCAGAATTGGAAGAAGCATTGAAATTTTGGAAAATTTATACCGAAACAGCCATGCAGGAACACATTAATCCAATTTGGACCAACCGTGTGGGTTACGTCGATTGGGTAAAAGCAATTGAGTGGGCAAAGCAGGATATTGAAATAGCAAAATCGAATTAACAATCAAAAAAAATAAAAAATATGAAAACTAAAATTACAGTAATTCTGTCTATCGTAGCACTAATCGTTCTTTCGTCAACAGCACCTTTATCCGCACAAAACAATAAAGGTTTTGTAAAACTTTTTAATGGCGAAAACTGGGATGGCTGGCACCTTAAACTGAAAAATGGAGATGATGCTTTGGCAGAAAAAGTTTATGCCATAGAAGATGGAATGGTGCATGTTTTTAACGATGAGTTTCCGGATGAATATAATTTGAACACAGGTGAGAATGCAACCCACGGCTTGTTTTATACCAACAAAAATTACAGCAAATATATTCTGAGGTTCGAATATAAATGGGGTAGTAAAATTGCCAATAACTTCGATGAATGGCAGTACGATGCAGGGTGTTATTACCATGTTTTCGACGATCAAATATGGCCAAAGGGTATCGAGTACCAGGTGCGTTACAATCATATTACAAATAAAAACCACACCGGCGATTTTTGGGCAGCAAGCACCCATCTCGACTGGACTTCTACCGCCGACACTACTTCGTTTCTTTTACCTAAAGATGGTGGTATAAATGCTGGTCGGAAAAAGAACGAATTGTATGGTTATGCCAAAGCCAAATACAATGCATTAAATAACAAGTGGAACAAATGCGAAGTAATTGTTATGGGCGATAAATATACCATTCATAAATTAAATGGTGTTATTGTTAATATGGGAACAAATCTCTCGCACAGCGAAGGGATGATCGGATTTCAGTCGGAAACAGCTGAGATTTTCTATCGCAACATCGAAATTAAAGAGTTCGATGAAATTATTCCAATTGAAGAGTTTGTGAAGTAGTAAATTGAAGAGAATAAAGTATATCATCATGATAAAAAAACTTACAATATTTATTACCCTTTTAGGTTTAGGAATATTGGCAAAAGCTCAACAAATCCCGCTTCCTGCAAACCTTGAACAAGGTTATCCACGTTTGTATATTACTCAAGCCGAAAAAGAGAACCTTGAAGAAACTATTCAACAGGAAGAATGGGCACAGGACGTTCTTGCCGGAATCCATAAGAAGATTGACACTCATGTTAAACGTCATGTGAACGACCCTGAATGGATGCCATCGCGCCTGATGATGTACTGGAAAACCAAAGCCACGAATGTGTATGTAAACGGAATTTACTATTCCCATGCTGATGGTGAGGCACCGGTGCCAACCGTTCGATATACCGGATCGCGCGATTATACTACCAATTATGCAATGCCCGATTTGGAAGATATTCTTCCGTATATGGACGATGAGCGGGGTTTGTACCTTCGCAATAAAAGCAAAGAGGGCAATCCTTTGGAGTGGGTGGAGCAGTCGAAAACAGGGGGCATACTTCACCGGCACAATGAAAAACTGCTAGGCTTTGCCCGCGATGCCGCATTTCTGTATTGGCTCGAAGGAGACGAACGATTTGCCAAATTTGCTTTCGACATTTTCGATACCTACATGATGGGAATGTATTATCGCAACGAACCCATTGATTTGTTAAATGGTCACATTCAAACGCTGGTGGGCATGACTTGTTTCCAGGTAATTCACGAAAAAGGCTTAATCGTGGTTGCCGAACTTTACGACTTCCTTCATCAATACATCGAAAAAAACGAACCGGAGAAAATTGGCCTTTACGATGCTACCATAAAAAAATGGAACGAGAACATAATTCGAAACGGGGTTCCACAAAATAACTGGAACCTGCACCAGGCCAACATTATCTTAAAAGCTGCCATGGTGTTGCAAGATGATGCTATGTATGAAGATGGTAAAGGACGTGAGTATTATATTAATCACATTCTGAATGTAACTACTCCACGCCAGTGGTCCATGACTAAATTGATGGACTATGGTTATGATGCAACAAATGGTGTTTGGGCTGAATGTCCTGGTTATTCAATGAGTGTCACCAAGGAGCTGATGAGCTTTATTCGGGATTTTGATAACACATTTGACCATAATATTTTGCCCTATACTCCGGTAATGGGCAAAGCAGTAAAAATGTTACCACAGTATCTTTTCCCCAATGGTCAGATTGTGGCTTTTGGTGATTCATACTACGGTCATGTTTCTACCGAACCAATGGGAGATATGATTCGTCTGGCGCAAAAATATAACAACAAGGAAATGGAAAAGGACTACACTGCGATGTACCGCTTGTTCGACCCCAAGGCCGACAAGGCAACGAGAGAATTTACACCTCGATCTGATGTGTCCTCATTTTTTGCAGCAAAACCGTTGGAGATAAACCAGGATTATCCAAAAGGAAATCGGGAGGATTACATCACCCAAACCTTTTACGCACCCAATGTAAGCTGGCATGTGCAGCGAATGGGCGAGGGGAAAAACGGCATGATGGTTTCTTTGAACGGTTCGTTGGGTAACCATATGCACGCCAATGGTATCAACATGGAGCTCTACGGAAAAGGTTTGGTGCAGGGCGCAGACCCGGGTAAAGGAGCAGGCTATTTACAACCCATTTATTTGGAGTATTATTCGCAATTTCCGGCGCACAACACAGTAATGGTTGATGGCGCATCGTCGTATACCGAAATGTTGAGTTACCATGCCTTTGACTTAATGGGAGAGTACCCAAAATCGGAACAAAAAACAGGCTATTATCCAAATATTACTTATACCGATGTTTATTTTCTGGAGCCGGAAACACGAAGTGACCAAAGTCGCACGGTTAGTATTGTAAAAACCGGAGAAACCACCGGGTATTATGTCGATGTGTTCCGCTCGAAAAAACAACGCAAAGGCGATAAATTTCACGACTATTATTACCACAACCTGGGACAAAGCCTGCAAATTAGTGATACCAACGGAAACCCGCTGGAACTTTCTCCAAGTGAGGAAATGGGATTTGCAGGAGGACATCTTTACGCACTGGATTATATGTGGGATAAAAAATCGATTCATACGAGCGATGACTATGTGGCCGAGTGGAAAATTGACAGAGCTGAAGGAGAAGCTGATGTATTTATGAATCTTTGGATGAAAGGCACCGAAGGACGCGAAGTTTACTCGGTTAAGTCGCCACCTTGTAAGTCATTTAAAGACAAAACAGGAATTCCGTACGATGTTGACCACGAGCCATACTTAACCCTGGTTGCACGCCAGCATGGCGAAGCCTGGGAGCATCCTTTTATTTCGGTTTACGAGCCATTTACTTCGGACGAAGGGAAAAGTATCGAATCAATTGATGCATTTGAAGATGAAAATGGTACTAAAGATTTTGCTGGAATTCATGTCGTAAATAAATCCGGGCGCGAAGATTTTGTTTTCTCAACGTACGACGAAAAAACGGCCAAATATAAAAACATATCAACCAATGCCGCTTATGCTTTGGTGGGGAATGAAAATAACGGTGATTTTGTACTGTTTATGGGTAATGGAACAACGCTGGAGGCAAATGGATTTACATTAACAACATCTAAAAAAGGAAATGTAGTGCTGGAAAAAAAGAATGGAGAATTGTTCCTGCACAATGAAATTCCGATAACCATTTCATTTACAAATTCTGAAAAGAAATTTAATTCGGGAGAATATAGAAACATAAAGATTTAAAAAAAAGATGTCCCTTTTAGCCTGAAATTCTCTCGTATAAGAAGAAACTGTACCTATTTTATAAGACCTGTCAACATTTAACAACCTAAAAATAAAATAATTGATGAAAAAACTAAAATCGATAACCTTTATTCTTTTATGCTTGCTGCTTTTCAGTTGCCAAAAAGAAGCTACTAAACAACCCAATTTCCTGTTTATTTTGGTCGACGACCAATCGGCTTTCGACTTAAAATTGTACGACGAAAATTCGATTTTGGAAACACCCAATATCGATAAATTGGCCGAAGGAGGAATGGTTTTCGAAAGTGCCTACCACATGGGGTCAATGAACGGAGCTGTTTGTACACCATCGCGACACATGATTATGAGTGGCCGTACCGTTTGGAACCTGCCTAAAAGTGCAGGCAACATGCCACAGTACAATTGTCCCGACAGTTTGGAGCTGCAAACCATTGGTACAGTTTTTAATCGCGCCGGCTACAATACCATGCGCACCTGCAAAAAAGGCAATTCGTTTGCAGCTGCCAACCAGCAGTTTTCCGTGGTACACGATGCCACAAAACGTGGGGGTACCGAAGAAAGCGGAAGTGCGTGGCACGGTCAACAAGTGCTTAATTACTTAAACACCAGGGAAGCAAACCAGGAGAAAGAACCATTCTTTATCTATTTTGGTTTCTCACATCCTCACGATGAACGTAATGGTACACCTGAGTTATTGGCAAAATATGGTGCTACAAACCATAAAGACAAAGAATCATTGCCGCCAGCTAATCCAATGCAACCGGAAGTTCCTGTAAATTATTTATCCGAACATCCGTTTTTTCATGGTCACCCGGCCTTGCGCGACGAAGAACGTGTACCGGGAGTTTGGAAAAATCGCGATGTAAATACCATCCGAAACGAGCAAGGGCGAGAATTTGCCTGCTCCGAAAATATTGACATTCAGATTGGTAAAGTGCTGAAAAAACTTGAGGAAATGGGTGAGTTAGATAATACCTATATTGTTTACACTGCCGACCACGGAATTGCCATTGGCCGCCATGGTTTAATGGGCAAACAAAACCTTTACGAGCACTGCTGGCGTGTTCCATTTATTGTAAATGGCCCTGGAATTGCAGCAGGAACTCGTGTGGAAGGGAATGTTTAT
Above is a genomic segment from uncultured Draconibacterium sp. containing:
- a CDS encoding glycoside hydrolase family 20 zincin-like fold domain-containing protein encodes the protein MNKLSRFLKQSPSILIVALLLALGCTNSKKKVSIYAESDVPQLQFAVEEIRSQLLEKGIEFEISEEDKADIVLAILSEPGEIKAEGFQLLKNEDRIEVLGADAAGAMYGGLELSEQIRIGGLDGVQEKTINPYMERRGTKFNIPLDVRTPSYTDVSDVAQKNIAEMWNFDFWKEYIDNLARYRYNYISLWNLHPFPSMVRVPGFEDVALDDVLRSTHQFDEHYNTNGWGFCSPEILANPDTLIKISMDEKIEFWKKVMAYGKSRNIDFYVVTWNIFVHGAKGKYGITDRAENPVTTDYFRKSVKQMFVTYPDLAGIGLTTGENMYDYSFEEKENWALETYGKGVLDAAAEMPDRKFTFIHRQHMAAADKISEVFKPLIDNENIEFIFSFKYAKAHVMSATEQPYHTEFVKNLEEHGGLKTIWTLRNDDNFYYRWGAPDFVREFIKNIPHNVSRGYYYGSDQWVWGREFTSKNPEIPRQIEIVKHWYHWMMWGRLGYDPNMTNDEFVAILQARYPGVDAWKLFTAWQEASMTYPTTTGFHWGSLDFMWYIEGCKGREQFTKTETEFHDVNCFIDVKPHQLAGFQYIPDYVKMTIAGESTDLKTPLEVAQMLHQSADNALSLLQDLNSGDNRELELTLHDLKTMSLLGKYYAHKIAGSTHLAMYRETKDKKFQTQSVAELEEALKFWKIYTETAMQEHINPIWTNRVGYVDWVKAIEWAKQDIEIAKSN
- a CDS encoding DUF1080 domain-containing protein codes for the protein MKTKITVILSIVALIVLSSTAPLSAQNNKGFVKLFNGENWDGWHLKLKNGDDALAEKVYAIEDGMVHVFNDEFPDEYNLNTGENATHGLFYTNKNYSKYILRFEYKWGSKIANNFDEWQYDAGCYYHVFDDQIWPKGIEYQVRYNHITNKNHTGDFWAASTHLDWTSTADTTSFLLPKDGGINAGRKKNELYGYAKAKYNALNNKWNKCEVIVMGDKYTIHKLNGVIVNMGTNLSHSEGMIGFQSETAEIFYRNIEIKEFDEIIPIEEFVK
- a CDS encoding six-hairpin glycosidase — protein: MIKKLTIFITLLGLGILAKAQQIPLPANLEQGYPRLYITQAEKENLEETIQQEEWAQDVLAGIHKKIDTHVKRHVNDPEWMPSRLMMYWKTKATNVYVNGIYYSHADGEAPVPTVRYTGSRDYTTNYAMPDLEDILPYMDDERGLYLRNKSKEGNPLEWVEQSKTGGILHRHNEKLLGFARDAAFLYWLEGDERFAKFAFDIFDTYMMGMYYRNEPIDLLNGHIQTLVGMTCFQVIHEKGLIVVAELYDFLHQYIEKNEPEKIGLYDATIKKWNENIIRNGVPQNNWNLHQANIILKAAMVLQDDAMYEDGKGREYYINHILNVTTPRQWSMTKLMDYGYDATNGVWAECPGYSMSVTKELMSFIRDFDNTFDHNILPYTPVMGKAVKMLPQYLFPNGQIVAFGDSYYGHVSTEPMGDMIRLAQKYNNKEMEKDYTAMYRLFDPKADKATREFTPRSDVSSFFAAKPLEINQDYPKGNREDYITQTFYAPNVSWHVQRMGEGKNGMMVSLNGSLGNHMHANGINMELYGKGLVQGADPGKGAGYLQPIYLEYYSQFPAHNTVMVDGASSYTEMLSYHAFDLMGEYPKSEQKTGYYPNITYTDVYFLEPETRSDQSRTVSIVKTGETTGYYVDVFRSKKQRKGDKFHDYYYHNLGQSLQISDTNGNPLELSPSEEMGFAGGHLYALDYMWDKKSIHTSDDYVAEWKIDRAEGEADVFMNLWMKGTEGREVYSVKSPPCKSFKDKTGIPYDVDHEPYLTLVARQHGEAWEHPFISVYEPFTSDEGKSIESIDAFEDENGTKDFAGIHVVNKSGREDFVFSTYDEKTAKYKNISTNAAYALVGNENNGDFVLFMGNGTTLEANGFTLTTSKKGNVVLEKKNGELFLHNEIPITISFTNSEKKFNSGEYRNIKI
- a CDS encoding sulfatase-like hydrolase/transferase is translated as MKKLKSITFILLCLLLFSCQKEATKQPNFLFILVDDQSAFDLKLYDENSILETPNIDKLAEGGMVFESAYHMGSMNGAVCTPSRHMIMSGRTVWNLPKSAGNMPQYNCPDSLELQTIGTVFNRAGYNTMRTCKKGNSFAAANQQFSVVHDATKRGGTEESGSAWHGQQVLNYLNTREANQEKEPFFIYFGFSHPHDERNGTPELLAKYGATNHKDKESLPPANPMQPEVPVNYLSEHPFFHGHPALRDEERVPGVWKNRDVNTIRNEQGREFACSENIDIQIGKVLKKLEEMGELDNTYIVYTADHGIAIGRHGLMGKQNLYEHCWRVPFIVNGPGIAAGTRVEGNVYLLDCLPTLCDLAGIEIPETVMGKSMKPILEGTEQTLRDVMYGVYAGGTKPGIRSVRKGDWKLIKYDMMDGAVRETQLFNLAENPNEFLPEHGKTGEMETDLAENPKYAEKLAEMEALLLQQMEEHNDPYRLWDQE